In bacterium, the following are encoded in one genomic region:
- a CDS encoding DUF167 domain-containing protein codes for MRLTVLVVPRARGTRVEPQDDGTLRVAVTAPPHEGRANAALVEALADHFGVPRSRVRIVRGHGNRRKVVEIDGARA; via the coding sequence GTGCGGCTGACTGTGCTGGTTGTCCCGAGAGCCAGGGGGACCCGGGTCGAACCGCAGGACGACGGCACCCTTCGCGTCGCCGTAACCGCCCCCCCGCACGAAGGACGCGCCAACGCGGCGCTCGTCGAAGCCCTGGCCGACCACTTCGGCGTTCCGCGGTCCCGCGTCCGCATCGTCCGCGGCCACGGCAACCGGCGCAAGGTCGTGGAGATCGACGGGGCGCGTGCCTAG
- the hemE gene encoding uroporphyrinogen decarboxylase — protein sequence MPGADVDAVAGLPFLRACRRQGTARTPVWVMRQAGRYLPEYQAVRARMSLLDLCKTPEAAAEVTVRAVEVLGVDAAIIFADILLLTEPLGVGLSFVRGEGPMIHRPIRTREAVQGLPDIDPAEGVPFVFEAVRLAREGLGGRVPLIGFAGAPFTVASYLIEGRPSQAFRETKRLMHADPDAWDALMDRLAGLTVRYLNGQIAAGADAVQLFDSWIGCLSPDDYRRFVLPHSRRVIAAVTPGAPVIHFGTGTAGLLELMREAGGDVIGLDWRVDLGQAWHRLGDGVAVQGNLDPALLLASPGEIRRGVRRVLEAAGGRPGHVFNLGHGVLPETPWEHVVAMVEAVHELSGGTT from the coding sequence ATGCCCGGGGCTGACGTGGACGCGGTCGCCGGCCTGCCGTTCCTCCGGGCATGCCGTCGGCAGGGCACTGCGCGCACGCCCGTGTGGGTGATGCGCCAGGCCGGGCGCTATCTGCCCGAGTACCAGGCCGTGCGCGCCCGGATGAGCCTGCTCGACCTGTGCAAGACTCCCGAGGCCGCGGCCGAGGTGACCGTGCGCGCGGTCGAAGTCCTCGGCGTCGACGCGGCGATCATCTTTGCCGATATCTTGCTCCTCACCGAGCCGCTCGGCGTCGGGTTGTCGTTCGTGCGGGGCGAGGGACCGATGATCCACCGCCCGATCCGGACGCGCGAGGCCGTGCAGGGACTGCCGGACATCGACCCGGCGGAAGGCGTGCCGTTCGTCTTCGAGGCGGTCCGGCTCGCGCGCGAGGGGCTCGGCGGCCGGGTCCCGCTGATCGGGTTTGCGGGCGCGCCCTTCACGGTGGCGTCGTACCTTATCGAGGGGCGGCCGTCGCAGGCCTTTCGCGAGACGAAGCGCCTGATGCACGCGGATCCGGACGCCTGGGATGCGCTGATGGATCGGTTGGCCGGGCTCACCGTCCGCTACCTCAACGGTCAGATCGCCGCCGGGGCGGACGCCGTGCAACTCTTCGACAGCTGGATCGGCTGCCTCTCGCCGGACGACTACCGCCGGTTCGTCCTGCCGCATTCGCGGCGGGTCATCGCGGCCGTCACACCCGGAGCGCCTGTGATTCACTTCGGAACGGGCACCGCGGGGTTGTTGGAACTGATGCGGGAGGCCGGTGGGGATGTGATCGGGTTGGACTGGCGCGTGGACCTCGGCCAGGCGTGGCATCGGCTCGGCGATGGCGTGGCGGTTCAAGGAAACCTCGACCCCGCGCTGCTGCTTGCGTCGCCCGGTGAAATCCGGCGCGGGGTGCGCAGGGTGCTCGAAGCGGCCGGCGGGCGCCCGGGCCACGTGTTCAACCTCGGACACGGCGTGTTGCCCGAGACGCCGTGGGAGCACGTCGTCGCGATGGTCGAGGCGGTGCACGAGTTGAGCGGGGGAACGACATGA
- the hemG gene encoding protoporphyrinogen oxidase, with protein sequence MRPEPPAASGTGAPRGGAPPASRPVRIAVIGGGVAGLAAAHRLVERASETRADLDVVVCEAGPHVGGAIRTERQDGYLIEDGPDSFLTEKPWAVALCGRLGIADRLIGTAPDRRQTFVVRGGRLRALPDGFTLMAPMRVGPVLRSDLFTWRGKLRMGMDLLLPRGPACEDESLAAFVTRRFGREVLDRVAQPMVAGIYTADPETLSLGATMPRFLDMERRHRSVILALLRARAARANEAAAPTSSGPRWSLFVALDAGMGSLIDALCARLPAGSVRLGTRARAIARGAGSGGAAGYRVELQGAPPIAADGVVVATRAPQAGALVDGLDAGLADQLRSISYASSAVVTLAYRREQIAHALDGFGFVVPAVERLPILACSFSSVKFAGRAPAGCVLLRVFLGGALRPEELARDDAALTAVAADALRPLLGINGPARLARVRRHLEAMPQYVVGHVARVARIESRVGAHTGLALAGGAYRGVGIPDCVRSGEQAAERVFNECVCVP encoded by the coding sequence GTGAGGCCTGAGCCGCCGGCGGCGTCTGGGACCGGCGCGCCGCGCGGCGGCGCGCCGCCGGCCTCCCGGCCGGTCCGCATCGCCGTCATCGGCGGCGGCGTCGCCGGGCTCGCCGCGGCGCACCGATTGGTCGAGCGTGCATCCGAGACACGCGCCGACCTCGACGTCGTGGTCTGCGAAGCCGGCCCCCACGTCGGTGGTGCGATTCGGACGGAACGGCAAGACGGATACCTGATCGAGGACGGGCCCGATTCGTTTCTCACGGAGAAACCCTGGGCGGTTGCCCTCTGCGGGCGTCTCGGCATCGCCGACCGGTTGATCGGTACCGCGCCCGACCGCCGACAGACGTTCGTAGTACGGGGAGGGCGCCTGCGCGCGCTGCCGGATGGGTTCACGCTGATGGCCCCGATGCGGGTCGGCCCGGTGCTGCGGTCCGACCTGTTCACGTGGCGGGGCAAACTCCGCATGGGCATGGACCTCCTGCTGCCACGCGGGCCGGCGTGCGAGGACGAGAGCCTTGCAGCGTTCGTGACGCGGCGGTTCGGCCGTGAGGTGCTGGACCGGGTCGCGCAGCCGATGGTCGCTGGCATCTACACCGCGGATCCCGAGACGCTTAGCCTCGGTGCCACCATGCCCCGGTTTCTCGACATGGAGCGGAGGCACCGAAGCGTGATCCTGGCGTTGCTCCGCGCCCGCGCCGCTCGGGCCAACGAGGCCGCAGCGCCGACGAGCTCCGGCCCCCGCTGGAGTCTGTTTGTTGCGCTGGACGCAGGCATGGGGTCGCTCATCGACGCGCTCTGCGCGCGCTTGCCCGCCGGGAGCGTTCGTCTGGGCACGCGTGCGCGCGCCATCGCGCGCGGCGCCGGGAGCGGGGGCGCCGCCGGCTACCGGGTTGAGCTGCAGGGCGCGCCTCCGATCGCCGCGGACGGCGTCGTCGTCGCGACCCGCGCGCCGCAGGCGGGGGCGCTGGTGGACGGACTCGACGCCGGGCTCGCGGATCAGCTTCGCTCCATCTCGTACGCGTCCTCCGCCGTCGTCACGCTCGCGTACCGTCGGGAGCAGATCGCACACGCGCTCGACGGGTTCGGGTTTGTCGTCCCGGCGGTGGAGCGGCTCCCAATCCTCGCGTGCAGCTTCTCGAGCGTCAAGTTCGCCGGGCGCGCCCCGGCGGGGTGCGTGCTCCTGCGCGTGTTCCTCGGCGGCGCCCTGCGTCCGGAGGAACTCGCGCGCGATGACGCCGCGCTGACCGCCGTCGCGGCGGACGCGCTGCGGCCGCTCCTCGGGATCAACGGACCGGCCCGCCTGGCGCGCGTGCGCCGCCACCTCGAGGCGATGCCTCAGTATGTCGTTGGGCACGTGGCGCGCGTCGCGCGGATCGAGTCGCGCGTCGGCGCACACACCGGCCTCGCCCTGGCGGGCGGCGCGTATCGCGGCGTTGGCATTCCCGACTGCGTCCGGTCCGGCGAGCAGGCAGCGGAGCGGGTGTTCAACGAGTGTGTCTGTGTGCCGTGA
- a CDS encoding ribonuclease H-like domain-containing protein: MPKPAIAVDIETVGHEWEMLAPEVRAYLLERERDESRRAEVPQRLALHPGTGRVVMIGVWYIDEERGRVLVEGAPAEWAALDDRAQMLQGTEDAILREFWGLVREVGTIVTFNGRSFDGPYLMIRSAILGVEPSRNLVPYRYSFQDHCDLVDVLSFRGARNVSGSLDFWCRQFGIPSPKEEVRGAAVGDLFRDERLRDLARYCLGDARATAQLYRRLRSIVKVLDARG; encoded by the coding sequence ATGCCCAAACCCGCGATCGCCGTTGACATCGAGACGGTCGGCCACGAGTGGGAGATGCTCGCGCCGGAGGTCCGTGCCTACCTGCTCGAACGCGAGCGGGACGAGTCGCGGCGCGCCGAGGTCCCGCAACGGCTCGCGCTTCACCCGGGGACCGGCCGCGTCGTCATGATCGGCGTGTGGTACATCGACGAGGAGCGGGGGCGGGTGCTCGTGGAGGGCGCGCCCGCGGAATGGGCGGCGCTCGACGACCGGGCGCAGATGCTGCAGGGCACGGAGGATGCGATCTTGCGCGAGTTTTGGGGGCTGGTGCGCGAGGTCGGCACGATCGTGACGTTCAACGGGCGGTCGTTCGACGGCCCATACCTCATGATCCGATCGGCGATCCTCGGCGTCGAGCCGAGCCGAAACCTGGTGCCGTACCGGTACAGCTTCCAGGACCACTGTGACCTCGTGGACGTGCTGAGCTTTCGGGGTGCGCGCAACGTCTCGGGGAGCCTCGACTTCTGGTGTCGCCAGTTCGGCATTCCGTCGCCGAAAGAGGAGGTGCGAGGCGCGGCCGTCGGAGACCTATTCCGGGACGAGCGGCTCCGGGATCTCGCGCGGTACTGCCTCGGTGACGCGCGCGCGACCGCCCAACTCTACCGTCGTCTTCGATCGATTGTGAAGGTGCTGGATGCCCGGGGCTGA
- the hemH gene encoding ferrochelatase, producing the protein MTGTPGAVLLIAYGGPDTLADVRPYLANVLRGRHVPQTRVDEVAHHYELFGGHSPLTELTGRQAASLEAMLRARGHTLPVYVGMRNWTPYLFETLAEMRSRGVRRAAGIIMAPQQSYSSWDQYRENVAEARSRVGADAPEVEYIAPWYDAPGFVEAQADRAAAALAAVPAGRRVDTPLVFTAHSIPVRMADASPYVAQVAASARLVAERIGHSRWFIAYQSRSGDPREPWLAPDVNEMVRDLAGAGAPAVVVIPVGFVSDHIEVRYDLDTEARAAAEAAGIGFYRAGTVMDHPAFIGALADRVEALVAAPR; encoded by the coding sequence GTGACCGGGACGCCCGGTGCCGTGCTCTTGATTGCGTACGGGGGTCCGGATACCCTGGCGGACGTGCGTCCGTACCTCGCCAACGTGCTGCGCGGGCGGCACGTGCCACAAACCCGCGTCGACGAGGTGGCGCATCACTACGAGCTGTTTGGCGGGCACTCGCCGCTGACCGAGCTGACGGGCAGGCAGGCGGCATCGCTCGAAGCGATGTTGCGGGCGCGTGGACACACGCTGCCGGTGTACGTTGGCATGCGGAACTGGACGCCGTACCTCTTCGAGACGCTCGCCGAGATGCGCTCGCGCGGCGTCCGGCGGGCGGCCGGCATCATCATGGCGCCCCAGCAGAGCTATTCGAGTTGGGACCAGTATCGGGAGAACGTTGCCGAGGCGCGGTCGCGCGTCGGCGCCGACGCACCGGAGGTCGAGTATATCGCGCCCTGGTACGACGCGCCCGGGTTTGTGGAGGCGCAGGCGGATCGGGCCGCGGCCGCGCTCGCCGCGGTCCCGGCCGGGCGGCGCGTCGATACCCCTCTCGTGTTCACGGCCCACAGCATTCCGGTGCGCATGGCCGACGCGTCGCCGTACGTGGCGCAGGTCGCCGCGTCGGCCCGGCTCGTCGCCGAACGGATCGGGCACAGTCGCTGGTTCATCGCCTACCAGAGCCGGAGCGGCGATCCCAGGGAACCGTGGCTCGCGCCGGATGTGAACGAGATGGTCCGCGACCTCGCCGGTGCCGGCGCACCCGCGGTTGTCGTGATCCCCGTGGGGTTTGTGTCGGATCACATCGAGGTGCGCTACGACCTCGATACCGAGGCCCGCGCCGCGGCGGAGGCGGCCGGCATCGGGTTTTACCGGGCCGGCACCGTCATGGATCATCCGGCGTTCATCGGGGCGCTCGCCGATCGGGTCGAGGCCCTCGTCGCAGCGCCGCGATGA